The uncultured Desulfobulbus sp. genome window below encodes:
- a CDS encoding (Fe-S)-binding protein: MSTQKELEEYGHYLQQCVRCGACQAHCPVYGETCEEGSVARGKIVLATSVLSGQIELDERLQEEISLCLLCGSCVANCPNKVPTDKIVGALRRKITNQHGLSSVGKKVAKVTGSRSLMKTLIKGAELLSPLLFKKIPESSGLRLRFSPEILKGRSLPALPDRTLFERVPEFLQGDPDKAIVTVFAGCALSYIYPQWGELLVRIPHRLGFSVYFPKKQGCCGMPALSSGNSSLIDQLSQANIQALKHQKSSVILTGCASCREMLAGHYAEKSGSPFDAKILDIHQFLRENGVEETLATLSPKEQKIKVTYHDPCHLRSEGITREPRALLKALPQVDYIEMESAALCCGLGGTFTALHPDLSRMIGDKKSVGLKKSKANIVASSCPGCILQLQDIIDRNGLKMQALHSLELIDQALADAQKR; this comes from the coding sequence ATGAGTACACAGAAAGAACTTGAGGAATATGGCCACTACCTCCAGCAATGCGTTCGCTGCGGAGCTTGCCAGGCCCATTGTCCCGTTTATGGAGAAACTTGCGAGGAAGGCTCTGTGGCTCGAGGAAAAATTGTCCTGGCTACCTCTGTACTCAGTGGACAGATTGAACTCGATGAACGGCTTCAGGAAGAAATCAGCCTCTGCCTGCTCTGTGGTTCCTGCGTCGCCAATTGCCCTAACAAAGTCCCCACGGATAAGATTGTCGGAGCCCTGCGCCGTAAAATTACCAATCAGCATGGGCTTTCCTCTGTAGGGAAAAAAGTAGCCAAGGTTACGGGATCCAGATCCCTGATGAAGACCCTGATCAAGGGTGCCGAACTGCTCTCTCCCCTGCTTTTTAAAAAAATTCCAGAGTCCAGTGGGCTTCGACTCCGCTTTTCCCCCGAGATACTTAAAGGACGAAGTTTACCAGCGCTTCCAGACCGAACCCTCTTTGAGAGAGTACCAGAATTTCTGCAAGGGGACCCTGATAAGGCAATTGTTACAGTTTTTGCCGGTTGCGCTTTGAGTTATATTTATCCCCAATGGGGCGAACTTTTGGTTCGAATCCCTCACCGCCTGGGCTTTTCGGTCTATTTTCCTAAAAAACAGGGGTGTTGCGGCATGCCCGCGCTTTCTTCTGGAAACAGTTCTTTAATTGATCAACTCAGTCAAGCGAATATACAGGCACTAAAGCACCAAAAAAGTTCCGTTATCCTGACAGGCTGTGCATCCTGTCGAGAGATGCTCGCTGGCCATTATGCAGAAAAATCCGGTTCTCCTTTTGACGCGAAGATTCTCGACATCCATCAATTTCTTCGAGAAAACGGAGTGGAAGAAACCCTCGCTACACTTTCACCCAAAGAGCAAAAAATAAAGGTCACCTATCATGATCCCTGTCATTTACGCAGTGAGGGGATAACCAGAGAACCACGTGCCCTTCTCAAGGCTTTGCCTCAGGTCGATTATATCGAGATGGAAAGCGCAGCTCTTTGTTGTGGACTTGGAGGAACCTTTACTGCTCTTCATCCTGATTTGAGCCGTATGATTGGAGATAAAAAAAGCGTAGGGCTCAAAAAATCAAAAGCGAACATTGTGGCTTCCAGTTGCCCTGGATGTATTCTTCAGTTGCAGGATATTATTGACCGTAACGGCTTAAAAATGCAGGCGCTGCATAGCCTCGAGCTCATAGATCAGGCCCTTGCCGATGCCCAAAAGCGTTAA
- a CDS encoding cytochrome c biogenesis protein ResB encodes MRKKNGFVSLFASVQLALFLLFILAATSIIGTIIPQNQSYGFYVQQFGEKTAQFFGLLDIADMYNSWWFLSLLGFFALNLIVCSVERIPQVFRILSRDLGTTSTEQLKKMPLQHAYTLSTTMDAAAHEVNSFFQTLGFKAQKLPRNDGLLFVAQRGGWSRFGVYVVHCSILVVLLGAVIGSSTIAQKVLHNPNFAFKGAMMLPEGQASSHINAFKGGQHIDLDFQLFCKDFTIEYYSNGMPKTYRSEVAILEGGTEVRHAIIEVNKPLTYKGVTFYQSSYQPFQNYRVEIKRETDGLTTSSRIGVAKEVLWDETGVRYGILNRENRGEVTRRLKIWFTDDKGKASVFWLQAGQEAKIERPGESYTLKVDQAYATGLQATKDPGVGLVYSGCIFMLLGLYVAFFLSHRRLYGIIQVEGSECRILLAGDANKNKVGFERKFTERIKRLDQFP; translated from the coding sequence ATGCGCAAAAAAAATGGTTTTGTCAGCCTGTTTGCCTCAGTGCAACTGGCCCTTTTCCTCCTCTTTATTCTTGCAGCAACCTCCATCATCGGCACCATAATTCCTCAAAATCAAAGTTACGGCTTTTACGTCCAACAGTTTGGGGAAAAAACAGCTCAATTTTTTGGACTGCTTGATATTGCTGATATGTATAATTCCTGGTGGTTTCTCAGCCTGCTTGGATTTTTTGCTCTCAATCTCATTGTCTGCAGCGTAGAACGAATCCCTCAAGTTTTTCGTATCCTCAGCCGTGATCTGGGGACGACATCTACGGAGCAACTGAAGAAAATGCCTCTGCAGCATGCGTACACCCTTTCCACGACCATGGATGCGGCTGCACACGAAGTAAATTCTTTTTTCCAAACACTTGGATTTAAGGCACAAAAGTTACCAAGGAACGATGGCTTGCTTTTTGTTGCCCAGAGGGGTGGGTGGAGTCGTTTTGGCGTCTATGTCGTCCATTGTTCTATCCTCGTGGTCCTTTTGGGAGCTGTCATTGGCTCATCCACTATTGCTCAAAAAGTTCTCCATAATCCCAATTTTGCCTTTAAAGGAGCAATGATGCTCCCTGAAGGGCAGGCCTCAAGTCATATTAATGCGTTTAAGGGGGGCCAGCATATTGATCTTGATTTCCAACTTTTCTGCAAAGATTTCACTATCGAATATTATTCCAATGGAATGCCCAAAACCTATCGTTCAGAGGTGGCAATACTTGAGGGAGGTACGGAAGTTCGTCATGCGATCATTGAGGTTAACAAGCCACTCACCTATAAAGGGGTGACCTTTTACCAATCAAGTTATCAGCCTTTCCAGAACTATCGAGTAGAGATTAAACGCGAAACCGACGGTCTGACGACCAGTTCCCGCATTGGTGTAGCCAAAGAGGTCCTTTGGGATGAGACGGGGGTTCGTTACGGTATTCTCAACCGAGAAAACCGTGGAGAGGTGACCAGACGGCTTAAAATCTGGTTTACTGATGATAAGGGGAAGGCCTCTGTTTTTTGGCTGCAGGCCGGGCAGGAGGCCAAAATTGAACGTCCCGGGGAGAGCTACACCTTAAAGGTTGATCAGGCTTATGCCACCGGTTTGCAAGCAACCAAAGACCCTGGAGTTGGACTGGTCTATAGCGGTTGTATCTTCATGCTTCTGGGGCTTTATGTGGCCTTTTTTCTCTCACATCGGCGTCTCTATGGAATTATTCAGGTTGAAGGCTCCGAGTGCCGAATACTTTTGGCTGGCGATGCCAATAAAAACAAGGTAGGTTTTGAAAGGAAATTTACTGAGCGTATCAAGCGTTTAGATCAATTTCCCTGA